Proteins from a genomic interval of Sphingobacterium sp. SYP-B4668:
- a CDS encoding CsbD family protein, whose protein sequence is MSELTWKGRWNELKGKVKQSYADLTDDDLLYAEGKEDELLGRLQKKTGKTKDEVENWLNKL, encoded by the coding sequence ATGAGTGAGTTAACTTGGAAAGGTCGTTGGAATGAGTTAAAAGGTAAGGTAAAACAGTCTTATGCTGATTTGACAGACGATGATTTACTATACGCAGAAGGTAAGGAAGACGAATTGTTGGGACGCCTTCAAAAGAAAACCGGCAAGACCAAAGACGAAGTGGAAAATTGGTTGAATAAACTATAG
- the ligD gene encoding DNA ligase D, which translates to MSKLEKYNQKRDFQRTQEPRGHSKAMRGKKLRFVVQRHHASRLHYDFRLEVDGVLKSWAVPKGPSLFPQDKRLAVQVEDHPLDYAGFEGSIPVGNYGAGTVTIFDEGYFEPLEGQSERQFLKNLKEGSLKFILHGDKLRGEFALVRIKGDDDGKSWLLIKHNDAYAVHKAYNAEDFVTKSVKEEGKNFKKPATKGRKARSTATEVVEPLPMLAKLTDGMPEDGDWSFEKKYDGFRIIAVKNGGKVFLYSRTGKSMNKLFPSIVREISKIERDLWLDGEAVIEDAKGKSRFQLLASGEPTPANLHLRYYIFDMLSLDDNDLTQYPLFERKELLKLLFKALKSSVLVHVDAVKGAASTIYKKAEKEGWEGLIAKDNEGRYFPGKRSSQWLKVKFRQSQEAVICGYTMPQGSRTHFGAIVLGYYADNRWVYLGNCGTGFTEAILADVSKQLKPLVVTDKPFGKNIKVAKEREVTWVKPHVVCEVYYSEWTADQHLRHPVFKGLRTDKKPKEVQMENLKETNVKEKIITIDRHQVKLTNLDKIYWPQEGYTKGQMMAYYEQYGDLILPFLKDKPISLHRFPNGIEESGFFQKDVNVEQIPRWIKTVPVYSESTDKDIDYILCNNKATLLYIANLGSIEINPWLSTYRKVEKPDFAVLDLDPNGANFDSVINVAQTAHRFFQQAQVNDYIKTSGSTGLHIYLYVKQQYTYDVVRDFIQLIAELVHQEHPDTTSLVRDPKKRKGMIYLDFLQNRRGQTIAAPYSLRPKPGATVSTPLFWDEVVVGLQVQQFDIQTIPGRLDNKDNPWKAIFDTPSNIKQALEKF; encoded by the coding sequence ATGAGCAAGCTCGAGAAGTATAATCAAAAGCGTGATTTCCAACGAACGCAAGAGCCTCGTGGTCATTCAAAAGCCATGCGGGGGAAGAAGTTGCGATTTGTCGTACAACGTCACCATGCCAGCCGCTTACATTATGATTTTCGATTGGAAGTGGACGGCGTGCTCAAAAGTTGGGCCGTCCCCAAAGGACCCTCTCTTTTTCCACAAGATAAGAGACTGGCAGTGCAGGTGGAAGACCACCCTCTTGACTATGCCGGATTTGAGGGAAGTATACCTGTCGGCAATTATGGTGCCGGCACGGTAACCATATTTGATGAAGGCTATTTCGAACCTTTAGAAGGCCAAAGCGAAAGACAATTCCTGAAAAACCTTAAGGAAGGCTCCCTCAAATTTATATTGCATGGCGACAAGCTACGTGGAGAATTTGCATTAGTGCGTATAAAGGGGGATGACGATGGTAAGTCTTGGCTATTGATCAAACACAATGATGCGTATGCAGTGCACAAAGCCTACAACGCTGAAGATTTTGTTACAAAGAGCGTCAAGGAAGAAGGAAAGAATTTTAAAAAACCAGCCACCAAAGGAAGAAAAGCCCGGTCTACTGCTACCGAAGTCGTGGAGCCTTTACCGATGTTGGCCAAGCTCACCGATGGTATGCCGGAGGATGGAGATTGGTCATTCGAAAAAAAATATGATGGATTCCGAATTATCGCAGTCAAGAATGGGGGAAAGGTTTTCTTATATTCCCGTACGGGGAAGAGTATGAACAAACTGTTTCCTTCCATTGTCAGGGAGATTAGTAAAATCGAGCGAGATCTGTGGTTGGATGGAGAAGCAGTTATAGAAGATGCCAAAGGCAAATCAAGGTTTCAATTGCTGGCCTCAGGGGAACCCACCCCAGCTAACCTCCATCTCCGTTATTATATTTTTGATATGCTGAGCTTGGATGACAATGACTTAACACAATATCCGTTGTTCGAACGAAAAGAACTGCTCAAACTCTTGTTCAAGGCATTAAAGAGCAGTGTATTGGTCCATGTTGATGCGGTAAAAGGGGCGGCAAGCACGATATACAAAAAGGCGGAGAAAGAAGGCTGGGAAGGACTTATCGCCAAGGACAACGAGGGGCGTTATTTCCCGGGTAAGAGAAGCAGTCAATGGCTGAAAGTTAAGTTTCGACAGAGCCAAGAAGCAGTCATATGTGGGTACACGATGCCCCAAGGCAGTCGGACGCATTTCGGAGCCATCGTTTTAGGATATTATGCCGACAATCGTTGGGTGTACTTGGGCAATTGCGGCACAGGATTTACAGAAGCCATTCTAGCAGACGTATCTAAGCAGTTGAAGCCCCTAGTCGTGACCGACAAACCTTTTGGTAAAAATATTAAAGTTGCCAAGGAGCGAGAGGTCACGTGGGTAAAACCTCACGTCGTATGTGAGGTGTACTATTCCGAATGGACCGCCGACCAACACCTTAGGCATCCTGTTTTCAAAGGACTGCGCACGGATAAAAAACCAAAGGAGGTCCAAATGGAGAATCTAAAAGAGACAAATGTTAAAGAGAAAATAATCACTATAGACCGGCATCAGGTCAAGTTGACTAATCTAGATAAAATATATTGGCCCCAAGAAGGCTATACCAAGGGCCAGATGATGGCTTATTACGAGCAATACGGAGACTTGATTTTACCATTTTTAAAAGATAAGCCGATATCATTGCATCGGTTTCCCAATGGGATAGAGGAGAGTGGTTTTTTTCAAAAAGATGTGAACGTCGAGCAGATTCCCCGTTGGATAAAAACAGTCCCTGTATATTCAGAGAGTACTGACAAGGACATTGACTATATCTTGTGCAACAACAAGGCCACATTGCTTTATATTGCCAATCTAGGTTCCATCGAAATCAATCCTTGGCTATCTACCTATCGGAAAGTAGAGAAGCCCGACTTTGCAGTGCTTGACCTTGACCCCAATGGAGCCAATTTTGATAGCGTCATCAATGTTGCGCAGACAGCGCACCGCTTCTTTCAACAAGCACAAGTAAACGATTATATCAAGACCTCGGGTTCTACCGGTTTGCACATCTATTTATACGTCAAGCAACAGTATACCTATGATGTAGTGCGTGATTTTATCCAACTGATTGCAGAGCTGGTTCACCAGGAGCACCCAGATACGACCAGTCTGGTCAGGGACCCCAAAAAGAGAAAAGGAATGATTTATCTGGACTTTCTGCAGAATAGGAGAGGGCAGACTATTGCAGCCCCATATTCCCTCCGTCCCAAACCGGGAGCTACGGTGAGTACACCATTATTTTGGGATGAGGTAGTAGTAGGTTTGCAGGTTCAACAGTTTGATATACAGACTATACCAGGTCGACTAGACAACAAAGATAACCCATGGAAAGCTATCTTTGATACACCCAGTAATATTAAACAGGCTTTAGAAAAATTTTAA
- a CDS encoding DNA topoisomerase IB has translation MEDKISAHPAVDLNLRYVSGKEPGYSRKELKGKFVYFSDKGLVDDRDTIRRIEALVIPPAWKDVWICKRKNGHIQATGIDVRGRKQYKYHTDWSTLRNIKKFDRLMGFVKKLKLLRAQLAKDLRRKSLTKEKVCAIAVYTMSTTYIRAGNKSYEEEYGSFGLTTLKNRHIKIEHNQVFFKFKGKKGVLQQVYLKEPKVARLLKNVKELPGQELFQYYDTEGQLQRLDSGDINVYLRQAMQDDYTCKDFRTWAGCVLALLVMATEPFAETPAARKKALVAIIDAVALRLGNTRTVTRNYYIHPELQNQYITGNLQPLLSGLRKKNEVTTPGSATEKSLVKFLNSLKQSV, from the coding sequence ATGGAGGATAAGATTTCCGCTCATCCCGCAGTTGACCTCAATCTTCGATACGTCTCGGGAAAAGAGCCCGGCTACAGTCGAAAAGAGCTGAAGGGAAAATTTGTCTATTTTTCAGACAAGGGTCTGGTTGACGATAGGGATACCATTCGCCGGATCGAGGCATTGGTCATCCCTCCAGCTTGGAAAGATGTCTGGATATGTAAACGAAAAAATGGACATATCCAAGCGACGGGAATCGATGTACGTGGTCGCAAGCAATATAAGTATCATACCGACTGGTCTACACTCCGTAACATCAAGAAGTTTGATCGACTGATGGGGTTTGTAAAGAAATTAAAGCTACTGCGGGCCCAACTTGCGAAGGATTTGCGTCGGAAATCCCTTACCAAAGAAAAGGTATGTGCGATTGCCGTGTACACCATGAGCACCACATATATACGTGCAGGGAACAAATCATACGAAGAAGAATATGGTTCATTTGGTTTGACGACTTTAAAAAATAGACATATCAAAATTGAACATAATCAGGTGTTCTTCAAATTCAAAGGCAAAAAAGGAGTGCTACAGCAAGTCTACCTTAAAGAGCCCAAAGTTGCGAGATTACTGAAGAACGTCAAAGAACTACCGGGCCAAGAGCTCTTTCAATATTACGATACTGAAGGGCAACTGCAACGCTTGGACTCGGGCGATATTAATGTTTATCTGCGACAAGCAATGCAAGATGATTACACATGTAAGGACTTCCGTACTTGGGCTGGGTGCGTATTGGCCCTCCTGGTGATGGCTACAGAACCATTTGCAGAGACACCGGCTGCTCGTAAGAAGGCTTTGGTGGCGATAATTGATGCCGTGGCGTTGCGACTAGGGAATACACGCACAGTGACCCGAAATTACTATATACATCCGGAGCTTCAAAATCAATACATCACAGGTAATCTACAACCTCTATTGAGCGGACTTCGAAAAAAGAACGAAGTGACCACCCCTGGAAGCGCAACGGAAAAATCGCTAGTGAAATTTCTGAACTCGTTAAAACAATCAGTGTAA
- the ku gene encoding non-homologous end joining protein Ku, which produces MRAIWTGAIGFGLVNIPIKIYSATQSSSLDLDMLDRKDKSNIKYKRVNESTGKEVAWENIVKGYLLKDKYVVLEEADFEEASPEKNKMINLQSFVKLEEIDSIYFDTPYYLEPQKGGEKAYQLLLKALEKSKTAGLGSFVMRNVENLVLVKPYENMLLLNKLRFEEEIRSAEELKLPGNAKIRKEEMDMAVQLIRQHSQPFDISGYKNEYSKELLKIIKQKDKGKRATIRKITVENTKAANLLAQLKASLA; this is translated from the coding sequence ATGCGAGCAATATGGACAGGGGCGATTGGATTTGGATTGGTCAATATCCCAATTAAAATATACAGTGCGACCCAAAGCAGTTCTTTAGATCTGGATATGCTGGATCGGAAAGATAAATCAAATATCAAATACAAGCGTGTCAACGAAAGCACAGGTAAAGAGGTGGCATGGGAGAATATTGTGAAGGGCTATCTGTTGAAAGATAAATATGTGGTCTTGGAGGAAGCCGACTTTGAAGAAGCGAGCCCCGAAAAGAATAAAATGATCAACTTGCAATCTTTTGTAAAATTGGAAGAAATAGACAGTATATATTTCGATACACCTTACTATCTCGAGCCTCAAAAGGGAGGGGAAAAGGCTTACCAACTCTTGTTGAAGGCACTTGAAAAAAGTAAAACTGCTGGATTGGGGTCTTTTGTAATGCGAAATGTGGAAAACCTGGTATTGGTAAAACCTTACGAAAATATGCTGTTGCTGAACAAACTTCGCTTTGAGGAAGAAATCCGATCGGCGGAAGAGCTAAAGCTCCCAGGAAATGCAAAAATCCGAAAAGAGGAAATGGATATGGCCGTGCAGCTGATCAGACAACACAGTCAACCGTTTGATATCTCCGGCTACAAAAATGAATATAGCAAGGAGCTTCTCAAGATTATCAAACAGAAGGATAAGGGGAAACGGGCTACTATCCGAAAGATTACGGTCGAGAATACAAAGGCTGCTAATTTATTGGCACAATTAAAGGCTAGTCTAGCTTAA
- a CDS encoding baeRF3 domain-containing protein gives MDTLNRETLHELAQHQEYPCVSLLMPTHRMHPEKAVDPLTFKNLVKDLKNALAHHAEMLAPLEKLQEDRDFWNYQDSGLAIFLNSSIFKIFSLPVEVPSLAIVADNFHVKPLYRYIQENIAFQLLVVNQNDVALFEGDCHYLKPIELAGKVPLTMVEALGSELTDNHLNTAFSTGNGSRKQANQGTGNVVHGYLEKSSEQQNDAERFFRVVDKAVYEHFSKPSNLPLILASLPEHQTLFRKSSKNPLLINKGITQNAADLSPERLKELACDIITPIQQKLISDTLERQQAAEQYGRSHWKLKEVVEDALDGKIETLLIEEDKIIPGRILAEERRIDTSREGTDDILDDLAALVVEKAGNVLLLTKEEMPHDTGAVSINRF, from the coding sequence ATGGATACTTTAAATAGAGAAACGCTACACGAATTAGCGCAACATCAAGAATATCCCTGTGTGTCTTTATTGATGCCAACACACCGAATGCATCCTGAAAAAGCCGTCGACCCATTGACCTTCAAAAATTTGGTAAAGGATCTAAAAAATGCCCTCGCCCACCACGCAGAAATGCTCGCTCCACTTGAAAAATTACAGGAAGATCGAGACTTTTGGAATTATCAGGACAGTGGCCTTGCTATCTTTTTAAACTCCAGTATTTTTAAAATCTTTAGCTTGCCGGTCGAAGTACCTTCCTTGGCAATAGTGGCAGACAATTTTCACGTCAAGCCTTTATATCGTTATATTCAAGAAAACATAGCTTTCCAATTATTAGTGGTAAATCAAAATGATGTGGCCCTTTTTGAAGGCGACTGTCACTATCTCAAGCCTATCGAACTCGCAGGGAAAGTACCGCTTACGATGGTAGAAGCGCTAGGGAGTGAATTGACAGACAACCACCTCAATACGGCATTTTCTACAGGAAATGGTTCCCGCAAACAGGCTAATCAAGGCACGGGCAATGTGGTACATGGCTATTTGGAGAAAAGCAGTGAACAGCAAAACGATGCCGAACGTTTTTTTAGAGTCGTGGATAAAGCTGTATACGAACACTTTTCAAAACCGAGTAATCTACCGCTCATCTTAGCCTCACTCCCGGAGCACCAAACTCTCTTTAGAAAAAGCAGTAAAAACCCGCTACTCATCAATAAGGGTATTACCCAAAATGCGGCAGATTTGTCTCCAGAGAGACTGAAAGAGTTGGCGTGCGACATTATAACGCCGATACAACAAAAATTGATATCCGATACGCTCGAACGCCAACAGGCTGCCGAGCAATATGGGAGAAGCCATTGGAAGCTAAAAGAAGTAGTAGAGGATGCGCTAGATGGAAAAATAGAGACACTTTTAATCGAAGAGGATAAAATCATACCCGGTAGGATACTGGCAGAGGAGCGCCGTATCGATACAAGCCGTGAAGGGACTGATGATATATTGGATGATTTGGCAGCTTTGGTGGTCGAAAAAGCGGGCAATGTACTCTTACTGACGAAGGAAGAGATGCCCCACGATACCGGGGCGGTCTCTATCAATCGCTTCTAA
- a CDS encoding DUF4142 domain-containing protein: MKRIPSYLLPFLLLVGVFTSCRQQQPLSESSDSDTLTTASIFDSDIYFDKERFFIKTIESGLKLKTAWALALDRAACDSIRAVAPIWKERHEKGVQKIAEVGTEMEIDIPQEMNRTDTQQLLDLATQYSEEFDGRFIKMIIEDYERSIPLFEQAALDANNGDIRLVATAILPQLYEQLAQVRIIAQVSFRN; the protein is encoded by the coding sequence ATGAAAAGAATACCGTCCTATCTTTTACCTTTCTTGCTGTTAGTAGGAGTCTTTACTAGTTGCCGCCAACAACAACCCCTTTCGGAGTCCAGTGATTCTGATACCCTTACTACGGCCTCGATTTTTGATTCTGATATTTACTTTGATAAAGAGCGATTTTTTATCAAGACCATAGAAAGTGGGCTTAAATTGAAGACTGCTTGGGCGTTGGCCTTGGATAGAGCGGCCTGTGACTCTATTCGTGCTGTGGCACCTATTTGGAAAGAGCGCCATGAAAAAGGAGTTCAAAAAATAGCCGAAGTAGGCACTGAGATGGAGATAGATATTCCCCAAGAAATGAACCGAACCGATACCCAACAGCTATTAGACCTAGCTACTCAATACAGTGAAGAGTTTGATGGCCGATTCATCAAAATGATTATTGAAGATTATGAACGCAGCATACCTCTTTTTGAACAGGCCGCATTAGATGCAAATAATGGCGATATTAGACTTGTGGCGACAGCCATACTTCCGCAATTGTATGAACAACTTGCTCAAGTGCGTATCATTGCCCAGGTTTCTTTTAGAAATTGA
- a CDS encoding lipocalin family protein, translating into MSHFFKYPGIRTCFFLILSVSIFGSCQTIPDKAQAVTNFDKARYLGKWYEIARFDFKFEKDLKNTTAEYSLNEDGSIHVVNSGYDTIQLKQKQAIGKAKFVGEPTTAKLKVSFFGPFYSGYNVIAIDSAYQHALVAGKNLDYLWILSRERTLPEEVKQHYLEIAKEVGYDTNRLIWVEQDSVR; encoded by the coding sequence ATGTCACACTTTTTTAAATATCCAGGAATACGTACGTGCTTCTTTCTAATACTTTCGGTCTCCATCTTTGGTAGTTGCCAAACCATCCCCGACAAAGCGCAGGCGGTCACCAACTTTGACAAAGCACGCTACTTGGGCAAATGGTATGAAATCGCACGATTCGATTTCAAATTCGAGAAAGACCTTAAAAACACTACAGCCGAGTATAGCCTAAATGAGGATGGTTCGATCCATGTCGTCAATAGTGGATACGATACTATTCAGCTGAAGCAAAAACAAGCTATTGGGAAAGCCAAATTTGTAGGTGAACCTACTACTGCAAAATTGAAGGTGTCGTTCTTTGGCCCTTTCTATTCGGGGTATAATGTCATCGCTATTGACTCTGCTTATCAACATGCTTTGGTGGCTGGCAAAAATCTGGACTACCTCTGGATTCTCTCCCGTGAGCGGACACTGCCTGAAGAGGTCAAACAGCATTATCTCGAGATTGCCAAGGAAGTAGGATATGATACCAATCGGCTCATTTGGGTGGAGCAGGATAGCGTAAGGTAA
- a CDS encoding aldo/keto reductase, which yields MNHIFEDKHRLGLGGVAIGTGFDALSDAQAYQVLSKAWELGIRYYDTSPWYGLTKSEHRFGEFLQQRERSEYVLSSKIGRLFEPVAVSAVPPTMWKAPLAFDFQHDYTADGTKRSIDESLQRMGVDYLDVVFVHDLSEDQVGDRYPYFFKQAEQGAFKVLSDYREQGIIKGWGLGVNTIEPILECLEVADPDVCLSATQYSILAHEDAVDRLLPAVQKRGVKLVSGAGYNSGFIAGRNRYNYKPHIPKGMVAKRDRIAEIAGRYDVDIIALALHFILASDIFAAIVPGASTAEQVADNVRALRTPIPLDLWHELKEEGLIYSQAPVPLY from the coding sequence ATGAATCATATATTTGAAGACAAGCACCGTTTAGGATTAGGCGGTGTAGCTATTGGGACTGGATTTGATGCGTTGTCAGATGCGCAGGCTTATCAGGTACTAAGCAAGGCCTGGGAATTGGGGATACGTTATTATGATACCTCACCGTGGTATGGGCTTACCAAGAGCGAGCATCGATTTGGCGAATTTCTCCAACAGCGTGAGCGCTCGGAATATGTACTTTCCAGCAAAATTGGACGCCTGTTCGAGCCGGTAGCAGTTTCCGCTGTCCCCCCCACCATGTGGAAGGCACCACTAGCCTTTGATTTTCAACATGATTATACAGCCGATGGTACCAAACGATCTATTGACGAAAGTTTGCAACGCATGGGTGTCGACTATTTGGATGTGGTATTCGTCCACGATCTATCCGAGGACCAAGTTGGCGACCGATATCCCTATTTTTTTAAACAAGCGGAACAGGGAGCCTTCAAGGTGCTCTCTGATTATCGCGAGCAAGGAATTATCAAAGGTTGGGGCTTGGGTGTCAATACTATTGAGCCCATTCTGGAATGTCTTGAAGTCGCCGACCCAGACGTCTGTCTCTCGGCGACCCAATATTCTATCTTAGCGCACGAGGATGCGGTGGACCGTCTCTTGCCAGCTGTTCAAAAACGAGGGGTCAAACTGGTCTCTGGAGCAGGGTATAATTCGGGCTTTATCGCTGGCAGGAATCGGTACAATTACAAACCCCATATCCCCAAAGGAATGGTTGCCAAGCGAGACCGTATCGCGGAGATTGCAGGGCGTTACGACGTAGATATCATTGCCCTTGCCCTACACTTTATATTGGCTTCGGATATCTTTGCAGCTATTGTCCCCGGTGCCAGTACAGCCGAGCAGGTTGCAGATAATGTAAGGGCACTCCGTACGCCGATTCCGCTTGACCTTTGGCACGAACTAAAAGAAGAGGGGCTCATCTATTCACAAGCCCCAGTTCCTCTTTATTAG
- a CDS encoding RNA polymerase sigma factor, whose translation MTKTEFNTQVIGQTNELKSFAKRFTKDHEEINDLLQETFLKAVTYFNSFQEGTNLRGWLYTIMRNTFINNYRRMSKGQSFITTEEEISPANLYFSAVHNAGENKFMMEDIQSALKELEEGCYIPFTMYFEGYKYNEIAEYLDLPIGTVKTRIHIARKKLKHILASYKN comes from the coding sequence ATGACTAAGACAGAATTTAACACCCAAGTAATCGGGCAGACCAATGAGCTCAAAAGTTTTGCAAAACGTTTTACAAAAGACCATGAAGAAATCAATGATCTTTTACAAGAGACATTCCTCAAAGCAGTGACCTATTTCAATAGTTTTCAAGAAGGGACCAATTTGCGTGGATGGTTGTATACCATTATGCGTAATACGTTTATCAACAACTATAGACGGATGTCAAAAGGACAGTCTTTTATCACTACTGAGGAGGAGATAAGTCCAGCGAATCTATATTTCTCAGCAGTCCACAATGCAGGCGAGAACAAATTCATGATGGAGGACATTCAGAGTGCTTTAAAGGAGCTTGAGGAAGGATGCTACATTCCATTTACGATGTATTTTGAAGGATATAAATATAATGAAATAGCCGAGTACCTTGATTTACCGATTGGCACTGTCAAGACTCGGATTCACATAGCGCGCAAAAAGTTGAAACATATATTAGCAAGCTATAAGAATTAA
- a CDS encoding nuclear transport factor 2 family protein yields MEYSQRERLIQDYIAAYNSFDVEAMIAYLDDDVRFVNIAHDEINLSLMGRRAFWDQAVQAADFFSERKQTVLSYNHTSEETEILVQYHAILAIDLPNGLQKGQVLDMNGRSIFKFADGKISSLTDIT; encoded by the coding sequence ATGGAATATAGCCAACGCGAGCGTCTGATTCAAGACTATATCGCAGCCTACAACAGCTTTGACGTAGAAGCTATGATTGCCTATTTGGATGATGACGTGCGCTTTGTCAATATCGCCCATGATGAGATCAACCTGTCGCTGATGGGACGGCGGGCATTTTGGGATCAGGCTGTGCAGGCCGCAGACTTTTTTAGTGAACGGAAGCAGACCGTTTTATCTTACAATCACACGAGCGAAGAGACCGAGATTCTCGTCCAATATCACGCTATCTTAGCCATCGACCTCCCCAACGGTCTACAAAAAGGTCAGGTACTTGATATGAATGGAAGGAGTATTTTCAAATTTGCCGATGGAAAGATAAGCTCCCTAACTGATATCACTTAA
- a CDS encoding SulP family inorganic anion transporter, protein MDTFSKWFDFKQKVNYRTEVLAGLTVAMTMIPESLSFAILAGLSPLTGLYAAFLMGLVTAILGGRPGMVSGGAGATIVVLMALSATHGVQYLFAAIILAGVLQFLVGLFRWGKFVRLIPQPVMYGFLNGLAIIIFMAQIHQFKIVENGVSQWLSGTPLYIMLALTLLTMAIVYFFPRLTKAVPASLVAILIVFMIVLLGGVETKTVASIASVSGSLPSFHIPLVPFNWDTLQLIFPYALVMAGVGLIESLLTLSMVDEITATKGNSNREAMAQGTANVVNGFFGGMGGCAMVAQTLVNLNAGSRARLSAIIGAVTILVIILVGSPIIERIPMAALVGVMVMVAIGTFQWVSVRIINKMPRSDIFVGILVAAITVLLHNLALAVLVGVVISALVFAWDNAKRIRTRKTIDPMGNKVYEVYGPLFFGSADHFMEKFNPQEDSARIIIDFKESRVVDMTAIDTLHKLTAKYAAQGKQVVLRHLSEDCRRLLANASGIIEVNVEDDPTYKVMPE, encoded by the coding sequence ATGGATACCTTTTCTAAATGGTTTGATTTCAAACAAAAAGTAAACTACAGGACCGAAGTGTTGGCTGGGTTGACCGTCGCGATGACAATGATTCCGGAATCACTTTCTTTTGCGATTCTAGCAGGCCTTAGCCCCTTGACAGGTCTCTATGCTGCATTTTTGATGGGGTTGGTCACGGCGATATTAGGAGGACGACCAGGAATGGTATCAGGCGGGGCTGGTGCTACCATCGTAGTTCTCATGGCCCTTTCGGCCACACACGGGGTACAATATCTATTTGCCGCCATCATCTTAGCAGGGGTCCTGCAATTTCTAGTCGGGTTATTTCGATGGGGCAAATTTGTACGTCTCATTCCTCAACCCGTGATGTATGGTTTTTTGAATGGCCTTGCTATCATTATCTTTATGGCGCAAATTCACCAATTTAAGATTGTAGAAAATGGTGTCAGCCAGTGGCTATCGGGCACCCCATTGTATATCATGTTAGCGCTCACCTTACTCACTATGGCTATCGTTTATTTCTTTCCGCGATTGACCAAGGCCGTCCCTGCTTCCTTAGTCGCCATTCTCATTGTTTTTATGATTGTGTTACTGGGCGGAGTGGAGACGAAGACCGTGGCCAGTATTGCATCTGTAAGCGGATCCTTACCGTCTTTTCATATACCGCTTGTCCCTTTTAACTGGGACACCTTGCAGCTTATTTTTCCTTATGCACTAGTCATGGCAGGTGTAGGACTCATCGAGTCCCTGTTGACGCTGTCCATGGTTGATGAGATTACAGCTACCAAAGGCAATTCCAATCGCGAGGCGATGGCCCAAGGTACCGCCAATGTGGTGAATGGTTTTTTCGGGGGAATGGGAGGCTGTGCTATGGTTGCACAGACATTGGTCAACCTGAATGCAGGCTCTAGGGCTCGACTCTCTGCCATTATTGGTGCCGTGACCATATTGGTCATCATCTTGGTGGGAAGCCCCATCATCGAACGGATTCCTATGGCCGCATTAGTCGGTGTGATGGTAATGGTCGCCATCGGGACATTTCAGTGGGTATCTGTACGTATTATCAATAAGATGCCCCGTTCAGATATTTTTGTTGGCATTCTTGTCGCTGCTATAACCGTTCTCTTGCACAATCTTGCGCTAGCCGTTTTGGTCGGAGTTGTTATTTCGGCATTAGTATTTGCTTGGGACAATGCGAAGCGTATCCGGACACGCAAGACAATAGATCCAATGGGAAATAAAGTCTATGAAGTATATGGCCCCCTTTTTTTTGGTTCGGCCGATCATTTCATGGAAAAATTTAATCCACAGGAAGATTCCGCTCGCATTATTATTGATTTTAAGGAAAGCAGGGTCGTAGATATGACTGCTATCGATACTTTACATAAACTCACGGCCAAATATGCTGCCCAAGGCAAGCAGGTGGTATTAAGACATCTCAGCGAAGATTGCCGTCGTCTATTGGCCAATGCCTCAGGTATAATCGAAGTAAATGTCGAAGACGATCCTACTTATAAGGTGATGCCCGAGTAG
- a CDS encoding YdeI/OmpD-associated family protein, translating to MFTATIDKIGINPFVFVPDELVADLTRQAGQHKGKIRVILFIDGKEFRQTLVKYAGYWRLYVNGPMLKSTGKQVGDAATFALFYDDQPTIFPMHPLLSQALEQQQDAQRVFDSLAPSLRLEIARYISSLKTETSIHRNVERAIQFLLGKERFIGRDPIRPISDDTDLNV from the coding sequence ATGTTCACAGCGACCATCGATAAGATTGGAATCAATCCCTTTGTTTTTGTGCCAGACGAGCTTGTCGCGGATTTGACTAGGCAAGCCGGGCAGCATAAAGGAAAGATTCGAGTAATCTTGTTTATTGATGGAAAAGAATTCAGACAGACATTGGTCAAATATGCAGGTTACTGGCGTCTATATGTCAATGGACCTATGCTTAAGTCTACTGGCAAACAGGTTGGGGATGCCGCTACATTTGCTTTGTTTTACGACGACCAGCCTACTATATTTCCCATGCATCCCTTGCTGTCCCAAGCGCTTGAACAGCAACAAGATGCACAGCGTGTCTTTGATTCGCTTGCCCCATCGCTGAGATTAGAGATTGCTCGATACATTTCTTCATTAAAGACAGAGACCAGTATCCACCGAAATGTGGAGCGTGCTATTCAGTTTTTATTAGGGAAGGAGCGATTCATAGGACGAGATCCAATAAGACCTATTTCCGATGACACTGATTTAAACGTATAG